One Triticum dicoccoides isolate Atlit2015 ecotype Zavitan chromosome 5B, WEW_v2.0, whole genome shotgun sequence genomic window carries:
- the LOC119306357 gene encoding uncharacterized protein LOC119306357 produces MTAMTMAGASSPSKKSGLRGPRPQPLKVASAPPSSRPSNKRSHGGGAPVIVYEHTPKVVHARPHEFMTVVQRLTGKPAPAPALLPGYDVPIAPMEEGAGVGDPLLLTLGHGQHPPMAAGPGQLMSPGGFIFSPNTMQSIQELCSTPCAN; encoded by the coding sequence ATGACGGCGATGACTATGGccggcgcgtcgtctccctccaaaAAAAGCGGCCTCCGGGGGCCGCGGCCGCAGCCGCTGAAGGTGGCGTCGGCGCCGCCGTCCTCCAGGCCGTCGAACAAGCGGTCCCACGGTGGCGGCGCGCCGGTGATCGTCTACGAGCACACGCCCAAGGTCGTGCACGCGCGGCCGCACGAGTTCATGACCGTCGTGCAACGGTTGACTGGCAAGCCGGCACCGGCTCCGGCGCTGCTCCCTGGCTACGATGTCCCCATAGCGCCCATGGAGGAGGGAGCTGGAGTAGGAGACCCGCTGCTGCTCACCCTCGGGCACGGGCAGCACCCGCCCATGGCGGCCGGGCCCGGGCAGCTCATGTCCCCCGGCGGCTTCATCTTCTCCCCCAACACCATGCAGTCCATCCAGGAGCTCTGCTCAACCCCTTGCGCTAATTGA